In Achromobacter pestifer, the DNA window CCCCAAAAATTAAATTGCGACAAAAGAACTAATCTAGAAATATTAAATAGAAATTCCGATATTTATTTAATTATTTTCCATTTAAACAATAAAAATACGCAATTGACGATAAATCATTGAAATTCCTATGATTTTTCCATCCGCGCCACCCGGCCGGCACAGGAGAACCCATATGGATCTGCAACGATTTCCGCGCCACCGCCTGACCTTCGGCGACACCCCCATCGAAAAGCTCGAGCGCCTGTCCGCGCATCTGGGCGGCAAGGTCGAGATCTACGCCAAGCGCGAAGACTGCAACAGCGGCCTTGCGTTCGGCGGCAACAAGCTGCGCAAGCTGGAATACCTGATCCCGCAGGCGCTGGAACAGGGTTGCGACACGCTGGTCACCATCGGCGGCATCCAGTCCAACCACACCCGCATGGTGGCCGCGGTCGCCGCGAAGCTGGGACTGGCCTGCGTGCTGGTGCAGGAAAACTGGGTGGACTATTCGGACGCGGTCTACGACCGGGTCGGCAACATCATGATGAGCCGCCTGATGGGCGCCGACGTGCGCCTGGTGGACCAGGGGTTCGACATCGGATTCCGACGTAGCTGGGAAGAGGCGCTGGAAGACGTCCGCAAGCGCGGCGGCAAGCCCTACGCGATTCCGGCCGGCGCGTCCGACCACGAGCTTGGCGGCCTGGGCTACGTCGGCTTCGCCGAGGAAGTGCGGCGCCAGGAAGCCGAGCTGGGCTTCAAGTTCGACTACATCGTGGTGTGTGCGGTCACGGGCAGCACGCAGGCCGGCATGGTGGTGGGCTTTGCAGCCGACGGCCGCGCCGACCGCGTCATCGGCATCGACGCCTCGGGCACGCCCGAGCAGACCCGGGCGCAGATCCTGCGCATCGCGCGGCGCACGGCCGACATGGTCGGACTCGAGACCGCCATCGAGGAGCGCGACGTGGTGCTGGACACCCGCTATGCGTACCCGGCCTACGGCCTGCCGTCGGCCGAAACCAACGAGGCCATCCGTGTTTGCGCCCGCCTCGAAGGCATGATGACCGACCCGGTCTACGAAGGGAAATCCATGCAGGGCATGATGGACATCATCCGCCGCGGCGAGATTCCGGCAGGTTCGCGGGTTCTGTATGCGCACCTGGGAGGGGTGCCGGCGATCAACGCCTACAGCTTTCTCTACCGCAACGGATAAGGGCGCCTACGGCGCCTTTGGCTGGCCTTGCGGCGACCTGCGCTGAAAGGCCGGCCAGGCCCAGGGCTTGCCAGTCCTGGCCGCCAGCGCCCATGATGAGCGCAGGAAGCGCAGCCCAGCCGGCGTATCCGCCGGCTGGGCTTTTCGCGTGGGCTGAGCTTTCCCACGCGTCCTCCCGCAAAATTATGTACATAGTTTGTATACAAAACTACGATTTCCAGCTAAGGTGCTGAGCATCAGGAAGTCGTCCGCCCACCCACGCCCGGCCATCGCGCGCCGTTGCACTCTGCCCGCCTGTTCATGACCGCCTACGATTCCACGCTCCCCTACCCCCGCGACCTGGCCGGCTACGGCCGCAATCCGCCGCATGCCCGATGGCCGGGCCAGGCGCGCATCGCGGTGCAGTTCGTGCTGAATTACGAGGAAGGCGGCGAGAACAGCGTGCTGCATGGCGACGCCGGATCCGAACAGTTCCTGTCGGAAATGTTCAACCCCGCCAGCTATCCCGAACGCCATCTGAGCATGGAGAGCGTCTACGAGTACGGCTCGCGAGCCGGCGTATGGCGCATCCTGCGGGAGTTCGAAAAGCGCGGACTGCCGCTGACCGTGTTCGGCGTCGGCATGGCCTTGCAACGCCACCCTGAACTGACCGCCGCCCTCACCGAGCTGGGACACGAGATCGCCTGCCACGGCTGGCGCTGGATCCACTACCAGCACATCGACGAAGCCACCGAACGCGAGCACATGCGCCTGGCCATGGACGCGATCACGCAAATGACCGGCAGCCGTCCGCTGGGCTGGTACACCGGCCGCGACAGTCCGCGCACCCGACGCCTGGTGGCCGACTACGGCGGCTTCGAGTACGACAGCGACTACTACGGCGACGACCTGCCCTTCTGGATGCGCGTGCAGAAAACGGACGGCAGCGTGGTGCCGCAACTGATCGTGCCTTATACGCTGGACTGCAACGACATGCGCTTCGCGCTGCCGCAAGGCTATTCGCACGCCGATCCCTTCTTCCAGTACCTGAAGGACAGCTTCGACGCGCTCTACGCCGAGGGCGATGAAGCGCCCAAGATGATGAGCATCGGCATGCACTGCCGCCTGCTGGGTC includes these proteins:
- a CDS encoding 1-aminocyclopropane-1-carboxylate deaminase, translating into MDLQRFPRHRLTFGDTPIEKLERLSAHLGGKVEIYAKREDCNSGLAFGGNKLRKLEYLIPQALEQGCDTLVTIGGIQSNHTRMVAAVAAKLGLACVLVQENWVDYSDAVYDRVGNIMMSRLMGADVRLVDQGFDIGFRRSWEEALEDVRKRGGKPYAIPAGASDHELGGLGYVGFAEEVRRQEAELGFKFDYIVVCAVTGSTQAGMVVGFAADGRADRVIGIDASGTPEQTRAQILRIARRTADMVGLETAIEERDVVLDTRYAYPAYGLPSAETNEAIRVCARLEGMMTDPVYEGKSMQGMMDIIRRGEIPAGSRVLYAHLGGVPAINAYSFLYRNG
- the puuE gene encoding allantoinase PuuE; translation: MTAYDSTLPYPRDLAGYGRNPPHARWPGQARIAVQFVLNYEEGGENSVLHGDAGSEQFLSEMFNPASYPERHLSMESVYEYGSRAGVWRILREFEKRGLPLTVFGVGMALQRHPELTAALTELGHEIACHGWRWIHYQHIDEATEREHMRLAMDAITQMTGSRPLGWYTGRDSPRTRRLVADYGGFEYDSDYYGDDLPFWMRVQKTDGSVVPQLIVPYTLDCNDMRFALPQGYSHADPFFQYLKDSFDALYAEGDEAPKMMSIGMHCRLLGRPGRIAALQRFLDHIARHDRVWVCRRLDIARHWKAAHPHTPNA